The genomic DNA CTACCTGCTGGACGTCGATCTGGTGCAGACCTCGTGCGGCATGGCCGTGCCGCTGATGGAGTTCCGCGAGGAACGCGAGACCCTCAATGACGTTCACCGCAAGCTGAGTGACCAGCAGCTGGATGACTACCGGCAACGCAAGAACGCGCGGAGCATCGACGGATTCCCGACGGACCTGCCCCGCCCCGCCGAGCCGCAGCCGTCCTGAAGCGGCGGTGGACAGCCCGCCCATGACGGTTTATACTCGTGGGTGTTGCCCGCCACCCCGGCGGGCTTTTACCAGCGAATGATCCTGCCCCGTCAGAGTGACGCCCGGCAGGCGCTGGGAGCAGTTTCCCGCTGTTGCAAGGCTGCAATGGGCGGAAAACGGCGAAAGGAGCGAACAGCATGGCGAAAGACGGACCCCGCATCATTGTGAAGATGGAAAGCACCGCCGGCACGGGCTTTTACTACACCACCACCAAGAACCGCCGCAACACGCAGGCCAAGCTGGAACTGCGCAAGTATGACCCCATGGCGAAAAAGCATGTGGTCTTCAAGGAGAAGAAGGTCTGATTGCGGTGTGCTCCCGGCCGCACATGCTGGTCTGGAGCGGCCCATTCAGTGCCCTTCCTCTCCCGCAGGTGAATGCATGAATTTGATTCAGTACTTCCGTGATTCGCGCGCCGAACTCTCGCGCGTGTCGTGGCCGACGCGCCAGCAGGTGCTTGAAGGCACGCAGGCCGTGCTGATCTTCGTCGTGGCCCTGTCTCTCATCGTGTACGTGCTGGACCTGCTCTTCAGCAACGTGATCCAGCTGGTGCTGCCATGAGCATCGAATGGTACGCCGTCCACACCTACGTGGGCCAGGAAGACCGTGTGGAACAGCACCTGATGGACCGCGCGGGCAAACTGGGCATGCGCGGCACCAAGATCTTCCAGGTGCTGCAACCCACCGAGAAGGCCGTGGAACTGCGCGACGGCGGCAAGAAGGAAACCGTGGAGCGCAAGCTGTTTCCCGGCTACGTCTTTGTGCAGATGGATGTGGAAGACGACGACTCCCCTGGCGAACTGGGCGAGTCGTGGGAAGTGGTGCGCGGCACCAGCGGCGTGACCGGCTTTGTCGGCACCGCCACCCGTCCCGTGCCACTGTCCTACGAGGAGGTCCAGCGTCTGCTGTCCTCGGTGGGCGTGGGCGTGCAGCCCAAGGCCGCCGAAGCCCCGCGCGTCAAGGCCGATTTCAAGGCGGGCGACATGGTGCGCGTCACCGGCGGTCCCTTCGCGGACTTCAGCGGCGTGATCAGCGAGATCAACGTGCCGCAGGCCAAGGTCAAGGTGCTGGTCAGCATCTTTGGCCGCGAAACGCCGGTGGAACTGGATTTCAGCCAGGTGGCCAAGTAAGCCCGGAAAAACCCAGTCTGTTTCCTGCCGCACTTGGCAGAAGAGGGCTGAGCGAGTAAAATGAAAAAGTTGCTGCCAAGCTGCCCCTGACGGGCGGCGCAGGCGGAACTTAGCGCCAGCACCCCGGACCCATCAGGGGGAGCTAAGGAGTCGAAATGAAGAAAGTCACCGGCATCGTCAAATTGCAACTGCCTGCAGGCAAGGCCACCCCGGCCCCGCCTGTCGGCCCCGCGCTGGGTCAGTACGGCGCGAACATCATGGAGTTCACCAAGGCCTTCAACGCCCAGACGGCGGACAAGGGTGACGCGATTATTCCTGTGGAGATCACCATCTTCGCGGACCGCAGCTTCACCTTCATCACCAAGACCCCGCCCATGAGCTACCTGATCCGCAAGGCCGCAGGCCTGACCAAGGGCAGCGCCACGCCCAACAAGGCCAAGGTCGGCAAGTTGAACTGGGATCAGGTCATGGAAATCGCCAAGACCAAGATGCCCGACCTGAACGCGGGCAGCGTGGAAGCCGCCGCCAACACCGTCGCGGGCACTGCGCGCAGCATGGGCGTCACCATTGAGGGAGGCCCCAATGCCTAAGCACGGCAAGCGCTACCGCGCACTGGAAGGAAAGGTCGACCGCGACAAGCAGTACACCATTGAGGAAGCGGCCGCCCTGGTCAAGGACATCGCCACGGCGAAGTTCGACGAGACGGTGGAAATCCACTTCCGCCTGGGCATCGACCCCCGCAAGAGCGATCAGAACGTGCGCGGCACGGTTTCGCTGCCGCACGGCACGGGCCGCAGCGTGCGGGTGGCCGTGATCACCAAGGGCGACAACATCGCCGCTGCCGAGGCTGCTGGCGCCGACGTGGCGGGCGGCGACGAGCTGATCGAGCGCATCGCTGGTGGCTTCATGGACTTTGACGCCGTGGTGGCCACCCCCGACATGATGGCCTCGGTGGGTCAGAAGCTGGCCCGTCTGCTGGGGCCGCGCGGCCTGCTGCCCAACCCCAAAAGCGGCACCGTCGGCCCCGACGTGACCGGCATGGTGTCGAGCCTCAAGGCCGGACGCATCGAGTTCCGCAACGACAAGACCGGCGTGATCCACGCGCCCATCGGCAAGGCCAGCTTCGATCCGGCCAACCTGAGCGCCAACTATGCCGCGCTGGTTTCCGCGCTGGAAGGGGCCAAGCCCAGCAGCGCCAAGGGCGTGTTCCTGCGCACCGCCTTCCTGACCACCACCATGGGGCCGAGCATTCCGCTGAGCCTCAGCGCCCAGTCCTGACCTTTTTCTGAGCGGGGGCTGCGGCCCCTCCTCATTTCCAACTTCCGGCACCCCGGTGCAACTTCGCACCTCTCCAATCCGTTTCTAGTGCGGCATCCAAGACAGCGGGGACCCCAGCCCAGGGTATAAAGATCCCGCCGAGTTGCCAGGCTGCGAAGCGCCAAGCGCGAAACTTGCACCTGGACTTGTTCAACCACGAGGAGGTTCACTGCGTGGCGAATCCCAAGAACGTGCAGACCCTCAGCACCCTGCAACAGAGCCTGAATGAAGTCGAGACGTTTTACGTCGTCGATTACCAGGGCCTGAATGCCGGACAGCTGAGCAAACTGCGCCAAGACATCCGCGAGAAGGGCGGGCAGCTGATCGTTGCCAAGAACACCCTGATCGACCGCGCCCTTCAGGACGGTGGACGCGACTTCGCCGACACCCTCAAAGGTCCCAGCGCCCTGGTGCTGGCCCACTCCGACCCCGCTGGCGTGGCGAAGGCACTGGCCGACGCCGCCAAGGGCAACGACAGGGGCATCCCAACCGTCAAGGGCGGCTTCCTGGAAGGCAACAAGGTGGACGTGAGCGTCGTCAACCGTCTGGCCAGCCTGGGCAGCAAGGAAACCCTGCAGGCCGAACTGGTCGGCGTCCTCAGCGCGCACCTCAGCAACTTCGTGGGCATCCTCGAAGCGTACAAGACCAAACTCGAAGAGGGCGGCGCGGCCGAGGGCACGGGCGCTTAAGCCCTGTCTCCTCTCCCCACCCCTTTTCCCAACAGCTTGAACTCAGCATTCAATCCATTTCTGGAGGAACATCACATGGCATACGACAAGCAGGCAATGATCGATCAACTCGGCACCCTCACCATCATGGAACTCGCGGACCTGATCGACGGCCTTAAAGAGCAGTGGGGCGTCACGGCGGCTGTCTCGATGGGCGGCGGCGCGGCGGCGGCGGCTCCGGCAGCCGAAGAGAAGACCGAGTTTGACGTCGTTCTGGTGAGCGCCGGCGCCAGCAAGATCAACGTCATTAAGGAAATCCGCGCCATCACCGGCCTGGGTCTGAAGGAAGCCAAGGACATGAGCGAGAAGGGCGGCGCGCTGAAGGAAGGCGTGGCCAAGGAAGAGGCCGAGAAGATGAAGGCCCAGCTGGAAGCCGCCGGCGCCACCGTCGAGCTGAAGTAAGTCCCCCTACCGGGAGTGCATTCCCCTCTGGCCCCTGCGTGGCTGGAGGGGTTTTCTTATGCCTTGAGGTTCAGCCTTGCCGCTGCGCCATTGCCTGCCGCACCAGCAGTGAGCTATCTCGGCGCAATTGTTCCAAGGTGTTAGGCGACAGGTCAGGGCGGGATGCCAGCACCAGCCGCACACCGTAATCCGGGTCACCCAGCAGCCCGGCGAGCAGTTCCAGCGACAGGTCAGGCCGCGCCGCCACCCGCGCCCGCACCTTCCAGACCCGGTGCCGCGCAAGCTGTTCAAGCTCCGCTGCACTCAGCGAGGGATGTCCGGCCACCGCCACCTGAAAGCGGGCGTCGGCGTGGGCCAGCCCGTAACGCCGCAGCCAGCCGGGGGCTTGCGGCTGGGCCACCAGCGACAGCACGGCCTCGGTGGGCCAGCCCTCCAGCAATCCCGAATGCGCCAGCCGCAGCAGGCCCAGGGCCGGGTTAGCCAGCACCTGGGCGGGGTGTTCAGCCGCCAGACGGCCCAGCACGGCGGCAGGCGTGTTGGGATGGGCAGCCACGGCGGCACGGGTTTCTGAAGATGGCTGCTTGGCCAGAAGCACCAACTGCGCTGCCGTCAGCCTCGCCGCGAGTACAGCTGCGCGGGAGGAAGGTTCAGTTTCTCCTGCCATAGCGTCAGCAGCTCCTTCAGATCGTCCACGGGTTCATCTCCCGGATTCTTCGGCGTGATCTCGTCCAGCACCTCGAACGAGAAGGCGTCGGGGCCGTCCGCCTTCCAGTCGGCCTGCATAGCCTTGTCTGGGTGCAGGCCATTCTGGAGCTGAAAGCGGATGCGGTTGAGCATCCCCTCCAGATGCAGGCTGTGGCCCAGCAGGGTGCGTCCGCTGGGCAGATGGCTCACGCGGTAGATGCCCATTCGCGGCGTGAAATCCTTGTACTGGCGCGGCGCGGTCACGGGTTCTCCGCAAACGCCGGGGCGGCCAGATACAGCGTGTGGCTACGGATGTCTTCGGGCCAGTTTTTCAGTTGGGCCTCAAAAGCCTCGCCATTCCCCGCGTACAGGGCGCGTCCAGCCTCCTCGTAGCCGGGCAGATCGCCCGCGATCACGCCCAGGAACCGGTCTGTGGCGGCCATTGCTGCGCGGCGGCGTTCCCCGTCCGGATCGGCTTTACGGGCCTCGTCGATCAACCGTCGCAACGCCGCCGAGGCCCCGCCGCGCTGGCCCTCCAGCCACTCCCAGTGCCGGGGCAGCAGCGTGACCTCGCGGGCCACGACGCCCAGTTTGGGGCGGCCCGGCCCGGTTTTGGCGGGTGCGGGGGCGTAGCGCTCCAGCACGTCTTGCAGGCTGCCGCGCAGATCGAAGTCGATCTGCCGTCCGGTCTGATCGTCGAAGGTCAGCAGGGGCGGTGCGGCCCCGCGTTCGCGGGTCTTGAGCAGGGCCAGCACTTCTGGCAGCGGGGCAGTGAGAAGGCGTTCGTGGCCCTGGAAAACAGTCAGCGTATGGGGGTCAGACATGACCCGATATTATCCGGGTAGAATAGCTAACGTCAATACCATCCGGGTAATATAAATAGCCGACTCAGCCTGGCGGCTTCAGGAGGGCGCCTCACTTTTTCGACTGTCCCACCCACCGGAGGCCCTGCCCGATCAACACGATCAGCACGCCGTAAAAAACCAGATCAAGCGCCAGAGCCACGGGCGGCGTCAGCCCATGCGCGGTCAGGTTCAGCGGCTCGTCCGCCGGATGCAGCGCCGTTCTGATCCAGGGAAGCGGCCAGCCCGCCTCCCGAACGGGCGCGGCGCAGGTGGCTCCCGGCGGACACGGCTGGGTGAGGACATAGGTTGTGCGCACATAGAACTGGCTTAGAACGGTACAGACCAGCGCCAGCAGATAGACCCTGACCGCTGGCCCCAGCACGGCCCTCACTTCAGCCCGCGCCTCAGGCCCGAGGCCAGATCGAACCACTCACGTTCCTGGCGGCGGTACAGCGGGGTGGCTCGGCTCTCGGTCTTGGCGATGGCCGCCAGCACCGTCTGCGCCTCGGCGGCGCGGCCCTGCGCCACCAGATACGCGGCGTAGCGGGCGCGCGGCTCCTCGGTGGTGGCGGCGGTCAGGGCGTCGCGGTAGGTGGCGTCGGCCTCCGGCTTGCCCTGCGCCTCCTGCGCCTGGGCCAGCAGGGTCAGGGCACGGGTGCGGGTGGCGGCGCTGGTCTTGAGATCCACGGCGTTCAGGCGGGTCTCGGCGCCAGCAGGGTTGCCGCGCGCCAGATCCAGCTCGGCGCTGGTGAGCAGCACCACCGGATCGTCGGCGTAGATGCCACTCAGCAGCGGATCGAGGGTGGCCTGCGCCTCGTCGCGGCGCCCGGCGCGGGCCAGCAGCGCGGCCAGCCCCGCGCGGTTGGCCAGCGTGTCGCTCTCGGACAGGCGTTCGCCCGCCTCCCGAATGCGGACGTCCAGCGGCTTGAGCGCCTCCACGCCGCGCGAAACCGCCTGTCCGGCCACCCGCCCGCCGCCGCGCAGCGAGGGGATTAGCACCATGAAGGTATAAGCCAGCGTCCCCAGCAGACCGAAAAAGCTGCCCAGCAGCGCCCCAAAGCCCAGCAGGAACATCCAGAAAATCTGCTGACGGGTCACGATAGCGTGCACCAGGCCCACCACGGCGAGCCCGCGCAGGACATTGTAAATCAGGGGGAGGTAGGGTTGAATGGCGTCCATTGGGCTCATGATAGTCGGCGGGCTGCGTGAACATGGGGTCCAGGATTGCCTGGGCGGTCCTCTCCGGCCTGGTGGCCGCACGCCGCGGGCAACGCCACCGATGGCCCACACAACTGACCGGAAGGTCAAAAGGTGAAGTCCCTCTCTTCTGACCGCCGACACACAAGAAAGTGG from Deinococcus radiopugnans ATCC 19172 includes the following:
- the rpmG gene encoding 50S ribosomal protein L33, coding for MAKDGPRIIVKMESTAGTGFYYTTTKNRRNTQAKLELRKYDPMAKKHVVFKEKKV
- the secE gene encoding preprotein translocase subunit SecE, giving the protein MNLIQYFRDSRAELSRVSWPTRQQVLEGTQAVLIFVVALSLIVYVLDLLFSNVIQLVLP
- the nusG gene encoding transcription termination/antitermination protein NusG, which codes for MSIEWYAVHTYVGQEDRVEQHLMDRAGKLGMRGTKIFQVLQPTEKAVELRDGGKKETVERKLFPGYVFVQMDVEDDDSPGELGESWEVVRGTSGVTGFVGTATRPVPLSYEEVQRLLSSVGVGVQPKAAEAPRVKADFKAGDMVRVTGGPFADFSGVISEINVPQAKVKVLVSIFGRETPVELDFSQVAK
- the rplK gene encoding 50S ribosomal protein L11, coding for MKKVTGIVKLQLPAGKATPAPPVGPALGQYGANIMEFTKAFNAQTADKGDAIIPVEITIFADRSFTFITKTPPMSYLIRKAAGLTKGSATPNKAKVGKLNWDQVMEIAKTKMPDLNAGSVEAAANTVAGTARSMGVTIEGGPNA
- the rplA gene encoding 50S ribosomal protein L1, which encodes MPKHGKRYRALEGKVDRDKQYTIEEAAALVKDIATAKFDETVEIHFRLGIDPRKSDQNVRGTVSLPHGTGRSVRVAVITKGDNIAAAEAAGADVAGGDELIERIAGGFMDFDAVVATPDMMASVGQKLARLLGPRGLLPNPKSGTVGPDVTGMVSSLKAGRIEFRNDKTGVIHAPIGKASFDPANLSANYAALVSALEGAKPSSAKGVFLRTAFLTTTMGPSIPLSLSAQS
- the rplJ gene encoding 50S ribosomal protein L10, giving the protein MANPKNVQTLSTLQQSLNEVETFYVVDYQGLNAGQLSKLRQDIREKGGQLIVAKNTLIDRALQDGGRDFADTLKGPSALVLAHSDPAGVAKALADAAKGNDRGIPTVKGGFLEGNKVDVSVVNRLASLGSKETLQAELVGVLSAHLSNFVGILEAYKTKLEEGGAAEGTGA
- the rplL gene encoding 50S ribosomal protein L7/L12: MAYDKQAMIDQLGTLTIMELADLIDGLKEQWGVTAAVSMGGGAAAAAPAAEEKTEFDVVLVSAGASKINVIKEIRAITGLGLKEAKDMSEKGGALKEGVAKEEAEKMKAQLEAAGATVELK
- a CDS encoding GIY-YIG nuclease family protein, which translates into the protein MTAPRQYKDFTPRMGIYRVSHLPSGRTLLGHSLHLEGMLNRIRFQLQNGLHPDKAMQADWKADGPDAFSFEVLDEITPKNPGDEPVDDLKELLTLWQEKLNLPPAQLYSRRG
- a CDS encoding DUF2239 family protein, translated to MSDPHTLTVFQGHERLLTAPLPEVLALLKTRERGAAPPLLTFDDQTGRQIDFDLRGSLQDVLERYAPAPAKTGPGRPKLGVVAREVTLLPRHWEWLEGQRGGASAALRRLIDEARKADPDGERRRAAMAATDRFLGVIAGDLPGYEEAGRALYAGNGEAFEAQLKNWPEDIRSHTLYLAAPAFAENP
- a CDS encoding tetratricopeptide repeat protein, with translation MDAIQPYLPLIYNVLRGLAVVGLVHAIVTRQQIFWMFLLGFGALLGSFFGLLGTLAYTFMVLIPSLRGGGRVAGQAVSRGVEALKPLDVRIREAGERLSESDTLANRAGLAALLARAGRRDEAQATLDPLLSGIYADDPVVLLTSAELDLARGNPAGAETRLNAVDLKTSAATRTRALTLLAQAQEAQGKPEADATYRDALTAATTEEPRARYAAYLVAQGRAAEAQTVLAAIAKTESRATPLYRRQEREWFDLASGLRRGLK